In the Rutidosis leptorrhynchoides isolate AG116_Rl617_1_P2 unplaced genomic scaffold, CSIRO_AGI_Rlap_v1 contig296, whole genome shotgun sequence genome, one interval contains:
- the LOC139882648 gene encoding LOW QUALITY PROTEIN: mitogen-activated protein kinase kinase kinase 20-like (The sequence of the model RefSeq protein was modified relative to this genomic sequence to represent the inferred CDS: inserted 1 base in 1 codon), which translates to MEWVRGESIGYGSFATVSLATPSDSGARFPPLMAVKSCMADCSDTLKNEKQILDEIGYCPQIIQCFGDDSTTEKRGEKFYNLFLEYASRGSIADLIKKTGGGLPESDVKSYTRSILNGLFFIHSKGFSHCDIKLQNILICGNGEAKIADFGLATKNGGRRNRHQCRGTPLYMSPESVNDNLYEPSGDIWALGCALSEMASGKSVWAYKKGWDIGSLLMKIGVGNELPGIPDNXSPDGKDFLLKCFVKDPSKRWTAEMLLNHPFVQFETSDSTNSSTVALKEEDLFFTSTISPRSPFGFPSSKTTPDSDIWAGSDYNVDSLTERIGRLKIVTDIVVRKLRSCDWRLYRN; encoded by the exons ATGGAGTGGGTTCGTGGAGAATCGATTGGTTATGGAAGTTTCGCGACTGTCAGTTTAGCTACACCAAGTGACAGTGGAGCTCGATTTCCTCCATTAATGGCGGTAAAATCATGTATGGCTGATTGTTCAGATACTCTTAAGAACGAAAAGCAAATCCTCGATGAAATCGGTTACTGCCCACAAATCATCCAGTGTTTCGGTGACGATTCTACTACTGAAAAAAGAGGTGagaaattctacaatctatttttgGAGTATGCTTCGAGAGGAAGTATCGCCGATTTGATCAAGAAAACCGGCGGTGGGTTACCGGAATCCGATGTGAAATCGTACACGAGGTCGATTCTGAACGGGCTTTTTTTTATTCACTCGAAAGGATTCTCCCACTGCGATATTAAATTACAAAACATATTAATTTGCGGCAATGGCGAAGCGAAAATCGCAGATTTCGGCCTCGCCACGAAGAATGGAGGAAGAAGAAATAGGCATCAATGTCGAGGCACGCCGTTGTATATGTCGCCGGAATCTGTTAACGACAACTTATACGAGCCAAGTGGAGATATTTGGGCTCTCGGCTGCGCCTTATCGGAGATGGCTTCCGGAAAATCCGTATGGGCTTACAAAAAAGGATGGGACATTGGCTCTTTGTTAATGAAAATCGGTGTCGGCAACGAATTGCCCGGAATTCCCGACA TGTCGCCGGACGGCAAGGATTTCCTGCTTAAGTGTTTTGTCAAGGATCCGAGTAAAAGATGGACGGCTGAGATGTTATTAAATCATCCCTTTGTTCAATTCGAGACAAGTGATAGTACTAATAGTAGTACTGTTGCATTGAAGGAAGAAGATTTATTTTTTACTAGTACTATTTCACCACGAAGCCCTTTTGGTTTCCCGTCGTCAAAAACGACCCCGGATTCTGATATCTGGGCTGGTTCTGATTATAACGTCGATTCATTAACTGAGAGGATCGGACGGCTG AAGATAGTTACTGACATAGTAGTTAGAAAATTGAGGAGTTGTGATTGGAGACTGTACAGAAACTGA